AAGTGGCCTCCCGGTCTCCACAGGATCTCCTCATATCCTGGTCTCAAATGTAAAAATTGGTGGAGTATAAAAATACTTAAGAATTGACTTTTCTCTTTTGTTTCATTATATTGTAAAAGAAATCGAAACAAGGAGGAGAAGTGATGTATCCCTTTTTCTACGATCCCAGTATGGTTTTCCTCATCCCGGCACTTATATTTGCAATGTGGGCTCAGTGGAAGGTCCAGAGCACCTTTGCCCGTTATAGTACGCGTCCAAGTAACTCCGGAAGAACAGCTGAGGATGTTGCCTACCAGATCCTGCTTGAGCACGGTATCCAGAATGTCGTGATAGAACATACGCCTGGCCAGCTTACCGACCACTATGACCCCAGAAATCGGGTGTTGCGCCTCTCCGATGCCACCTATGGAAGTGACTCCATAGCCGCTATCGGCGTTGCTGCCCATGAGGCCGGGCATGCGGTGCAGCATGCAAGAGGTTTTGTGCCGCTGATCATGAGAAACGCCATCTATCCTGTGGCAGCCTTCTCCTCGTATATGGCTTTCCCTCTTTTCTTTTTGGGTTTTCTGATGGGGCTTCCTATGCTCATCAATTTGGGCATCTATCTCTTTGCAGGAACAGTAGCCTTTCATCTCGTCACTCTTCCCGTAGAAATCGACGCCAGTCGTCGGGCAGTTGTTGCTCTCCGTCAGGGATATATGGATGAACGCGAAATCAGGGGAGTTAAAGCCGTCCTTTCTGCAGCAGCCCTCACCTATATTGCAGCCACCCTCATGGCCATCATGCAGCTTCTGAGACTCCTCTGGCTCCGTGACAGAGAGTAGTCTTGTCAATGCTTTTTAGACGTCAATACAAGAAAAGGCTTCCTCAAGGAAGCCTTTTCTTTTTGCAAAAGTATCACAACCGCTTTAATGCACAAATCTGCGAGAATGGATGTTGATAAGAAAAGCCGCTCCCATAGCAAAGGCAAGATACGCCGATCCCCCATAACTGATAAACGGAAGAGGGAGCCCTGTGGCTGGAAGAATACCAAGAGCCATACCCGTATTAATGATCACATGGGTGGCAAACATCGCAAAAATTCCGACGGTCACCAGCACACCCTCTTTATCCTTCGCCTCTTTGATAATGGTATACATGTACGAGAAATAGAGAAAGAAAAGCCCCAAGACAAGAAGCGCGCCCAATAATCCCATCTCCTCACAGATGATCGAGAAAATAAAATCCGTATCCTTTTCCGGTAGAAATCCCAGCTGATTCTGGGTCCCGCGAAAAAGTCCCTTACCAAACAGTCCCCCAGAACCTATCGCAATACGAGATTGAATCACATTGTAACCCGCCCCGGCCTTATCAAACTCAGGGTTAATCATGACGAGAATTCGTTTCCACTGATACGCCTTGAGAACCTTAACAGCCCCTACTGCCATCAAGAATCCCATGCCACTAAAAATGGAAAAAGGAAGAATCTTTTTAATCCATCCCACCGGATTAAAGAAATCTATCACCGCCGTAAAAAGCGAATACAACAACAAAGCCACCGCAATACTGAAAAGTGTCTTAAAATCAATAAGTAAATCGATGAGAGGAAGGGGAGGATTTCCCATCTCAAGATAATATTTATAGAAGGCAATCAACAAAATAACTATCGCTCCAACCATCCCTACCAGAACCAGATAACGAATAAACCTCGTGTCGACAAGCCCTACAAACCCCATAGCAAGAAAAATCGCCACATACACCAGGGTAGTCCCGAGATCTGGTTGAAGCAGAATAAGCCCCATCGGCAAAAGGGTGATCAAAGAAGAAACAACAAAAACCTGGATCCTCTTTTCGATGACAGGGGCACTTGCCAGATATTTTGCCAGAAAAAGAATATAAAACACCTTCATTACCTCGGAAGCCTGGATACCCAATCCCCCTACACCAAACCAGCTCCGGGAGCCACGGATATTTTTTCCTACCAGAAGTGTCAATATCAGCAAAATAATCCCCAAAATATAGAAATATGATGAAAGTTCCACCCAGCGATAGTAGTCAATCCACAAAACCACGAGAAAAACCACCACACTGATACCCACCCACATCAATTGTCTGAGGTACTTGTTGGTATTTTCACCTGTAACCGTGATACCCGTGCTATAAATAAATACAATTCCTATCACCGTTAAAAGAATAGGGATAAGAATCAAAAACCAATCCACATTTCGAAAAAGCCTTTTGAACATATTCTACCTCTTAAATTGATTTGGATTCAGGGGATAGATTTCCCTGAAATAGTAATCAATCAATTTTACCGCAATAGGAGCAGCTACCGCTGAGCCTCCTCCACCATGCTCGACCACCACGGTTACCACAATATAATCTTCAGGATTGGTTGACCCATAAGGAGCAAAAGCCGTAAAAATCGCGTGGGTTTCTTTCTCTTTTCCTGCTTCTCCCGTTCCTGTTTTCCCTGCTATAGGGTACGGTGTCGCATACTGCACCCACCTTGCTGTTCCTTCCGTAGTCACCCTGTACATAGCCCTCTGAAGAATATCAAAAGAACTCTCTGGCAAAATGACCTTGCGGAGAACCTGAGGTTTGTTTTCCCACACAGTCTCCTTTGTAACATCGTCAATAATCGCTTTCAAAAGAAACGGCCGATAGACCGTTCCCTTGTTGGCAATAGCTGCCGTCATCTTGTTCAGTCCAATCGGAGTGATGAGCAGATCTCCCTGGCCAATACTGATATTGGCCGTATCACCCAAACTCCAGGGACGATTATACCGCTGACGAAACCATGCTTCTTCGGGGATAAGCCCTTTGCCCTCTCCAGGGAGGTCTATACCCGTCTTTTCATTAATACCAAAATCCCTGGCATAGGCCAAAATCTTATCTCTACCCACCTCCATTCCCATCGTATAGAAATACACATCACAGGAATTCGCAATACCATCGTAAAAGTTTTCCGTCCCATGAACACTCCAGCAGTTAAACACACGCTTTCCTATAAGCATCGAGCCCCGACAGTAGACTGTACGGTTCACATCAATCCCGTGAGAGAGGAGGGCCACAGCCGTAATAAGCTTAAAGGTTGAACTCGGGGGATAGATACCCTGAATCGCACGATTGAGAAAAGGCTTGTTCTCGTTATCCCTGATGATGTAAAACTCTTCACGACTATACCTGTCGGAAAACACATTTGGATCAAAGGATGCACTGCTCACCAGTGCAAGAACCTCACCTGTATAAGGCTTGGAAACCACCACGGCGCCGTTTTTCCCAGCCAGAATATCGTACGCCATCGCCTGCAAACGAGCGTCAATCGTAAGCACCACTGGCTGAGCATGTTGAGGCTCTTCGGCAATCTCTTCACGGATAAGTTGTCCTTTTGCATCCACTACCCGGTTCATGATACCCTTTTTCCCGCGAAGCTGTTTATCGTACTGCTTCTCAATCCCCATCTTTCCAACAATAGCACCGGCATAATACTCGGGATCATTTTTCAACTGCTGGTACTCCGTTTTACTGATCACGCCGGTATACCCAATGAGATGCGCTGCCTTTTCAGCCAGCGGGTAGTATCGTCTTGGAATATTTTCCATAAAAACACCGGGATAGAGGTCCTGATGTTCAGCAAAACGTACCATCGTTTTTGCATCTATATCCGAAGCGATAATAATGGGAGCAAATCGATCAAGAGACTGTTCTTCAATCGTTGCATTGAGATTTGATACCGAGGTGTTGAGAAGTTTTGCCAGCCTCTCTATCACTATATCCCGGTTCGTCCCACCAGGAAGCAACGCTGGTATCACCACCAAACTCAGCGACTTCACATTATACGCTATCTCTTTGCGAAGGGTTCTATCATAGATCACACTCCGATAAGCGGGGATAAAACGAACTCGTGCACGGTTAATCTGTGCTCTCTGGAAAAACTCCACACTCCGAATCACCTGAAAAAAAACTATTGTCGCTGTGGCTATAGCCATATACGTATAGACTATCCCAAAAACAATCTTGATCTTGGTAAAAGAACGTTTTGTCAATTCGTGCATAAGACTCTGTCTCCTTGCCAGGCACTACAACATATGAATCGGATCAAGGTCTAACTCCAGGTAAAGCAGAGAAGATTTGCGACGTCGCTTCAGTTCTTCTTTCATCAAACGGAAAAAAGCCTGGATTTTTTCTGCTTTTTGCGACTTGATAATTATATGGTAACGATACGCATTTTTCAACTTTTCAATGGGGCAGGGAAGAGGTCCCAGGATCATCGCTTCTTTTCCATGAAGTTTTTTAAACTCCGTACACGCGGATTGAATGTCCGAGAGAAACTCCTTAAGCCTCTGGAGATCGGTGCTTCGTATCACCACCCGTCCCAACCTCACAAAAGGGGGATAGAGAAACTCTTTTCGCTTTTGAATTTCCTGAGCAAAAAAACTCTCATAATCCTGTTTTGCACCATAGACTATCGCGGGATGATCGGGGAGATAGGTTTGAATATACGCCTCACCGGGAACATCACGCCTCCCCGCCCGTCCTACCACCTGGGTGATAAGCACAAAACTTCTCTCAGAGGCCCGAAAATCAGGGATCTGGAGGCCAATATCGGCAAGGATTACCCCTACGAGATCGAGTTTCTCGATATCATGTCCCTTGGCCATCATCTGCGTCCCAACGATAATATCGTACTGGTGCTCTCGAATCTTATGGAGGAGAAGATCAAAACTGTGCTTTTGGGAGGTCGTATCCATGTCTAATCTCACGGTACGATACCCTGAAAAATACTCTGTTAAAAAGCTTTCCAATCGTTCTGTTCCCACACCGATCTCTTTGAGGTTAAAACCGTTACAAGAAGGACAGCGAT
This sequence is a window from Thermospira aquatica. Protein-coding genes within it:
- a CDS encoding zinc metallopeptidase, with the translated sequence MYPFFYDPSMVFLIPALIFAMWAQWKVQSTFARYSTRPSNSGRTAEDVAYQILLEHGIQNVVIEHTPGQLTDHYDPRNRVLRLSDATYGSDSIAAIGVAAHEAGHAVQHARGFVPLIMRNAIYPVAAFSSYMAFPLFFLGFLMGLPMLINLGIYLFAGTVAFHLVTLPVEIDASRRAVVALRQGYMDEREIRGVKAVLSAAALTYIAATLMAIMQLLRLLWLRDRE
- the rodA gene encoding rod shape-determining protein RodA, with product MFKRLFRNVDWFLILIPILLTVIGIVFIYSTGITVTGENTNKYLRQLMWVGISVVVFLVVLWIDYYRWVELSSYFYILGIILLILTLLVGKNIRGSRSWFGVGGLGIQASEVMKVFYILFLAKYLASAPVIEKRIQVFVVSSLITLLPMGLILLQPDLGTTLVYVAIFLAMGFVGLVDTRFIRYLVLVGMVGAIVILLIAFYKYYLEMGNPPLPLIDLLIDFKTLFSIAVALLLYSLFTAVIDFFNPVGWIKKILPFSIFSGMGFLMAVGAVKVLKAYQWKRILVMINPEFDKAGAGYNVIQSRIAIGSGGLFGKGLFRGTQNQLGFLPEKDTDFIFSIICEEMGLLGALLVLGLFFLYFSYMYTIIKEAKDKEGVLVTVGIFAMFATHVIINTGMALGILPATGLPLPFISYGGSAYLAFAMGAAFLINIHSRRFVH
- the mrdA gene encoding penicillin-binding protein 2, whose product is MHELTKRSFTKIKIVFGIVYTYMAIATATIVFFQVIRSVEFFQRAQINRARVRFIPAYRSVIYDRTLRKEIAYNVKSLSLVVIPALLPGGTNRDIVIERLAKLLNTSVSNLNATIEEQSLDRFAPIIIASDIDAKTMVRFAEHQDLYPGVFMENIPRRYYPLAEKAAHLIGYTGVISKTEYQQLKNDPEYYAGAIVGKMGIEKQYDKQLRGKKGIMNRVVDAKGQLIREEIAEEPQHAQPVVLTIDARLQAMAYDILAGKNGAVVVSKPYTGEVLALVSSASFDPNVFSDRYSREEFYIIRDNENKPFLNRAIQGIYPPSSTFKLITAVALLSHGIDVNRTVYCRGSMLIGKRVFNCWSVHGTENFYDGIANSCDVYFYTMGMEVGRDKILAYARDFGINEKTGIDLPGEGKGLIPEEAWFRQRYNRPWSLGDTANISIGQGDLLITPIGLNKMTAAIANKGTVYRPFLLKAIIDDVTKETVWENKPQVLRKVILPESSFDILQRAMYRVTTEGTARWVQYATPYPIAGKTGTGEAGKEKETHAIFTAFAPYGSTNPEDYIVVTVVVEHGGGGSAVAAPIAVKLIDYYFREIYPLNPNQFKR